The following DNA comes from Vicugna pacos chromosome 13, VicPac4, whole genome shotgun sequence.
CCTAgtctgtgttcaaatttcatAGATTTAAGTCTCAATTTAACTTTTCTGGATGTGTCAATGACACGTCATAGTTGAACAggcactatttttttctttattaatggtGCATTTTACAATCAATGACATCTTAGATTCAATAAAGTATAACATATGCAAAGGGCTTAGAACTCAGGGCTATGTAAGTATTTGCATCTGCTTTTCGAAAACTAGGCACTTACTATGTTTCAggtttattctacattctttacatGTTATAGTTCATTTCTCTCCACAATCTTAAGAGGTCCAGactattattattgccattttacaaatgaaaaaattaagatATAGAGAAGTAATGCCCAAAGTCATGCAGCTAGCAAATAGCacagccagaatttgaacctgaGCAGTTTATTCCAGAGCCTGCTCTTAACCACAATGCAACATGGATGTCCAGTCTTCTCCAGACAATCCATCTCCCAAGTAAATGAATCTCCAAAAGCATCAACTCAAACGTACCGtttctttaaaatgattaaatatgTGAATTTgctttcaaattcatgtttttaacattcaaaaataatgTCCATTTCTTAAATCTCTCATTTCAGTTGATcaaatttttataagaaaaaaatttttttatttaagtataattgattaacaatgttgtgttagtctccggtgtacagcacagtgattcaattatgcatatattctttttcattatgagttattacaagatgttgaatacagtttcttgtgctatacagtaggacctggttgtttatctattttatatacagtagtttgtatctgctagtcccaaactcttaatttatccctctccccactttcccctttagtaaccacaagtttgttttttatgtctgtgagtctgttttgtaaataagttcatttttatcattttttagattccacatataagtaatatcatatgatactcatttttctctgtctttgtatttcacttagtatgataatctctaggtccatccgtgttgctgcaaatagcattatttcattcttttttacagctgagtagtattgcattgtgtatgtgtacacacacacacccacacccacaccccccCCCACATCTTTATTcaaccatctgttgatggacatttaggttgcttccatgccttggctactaTGAACAtggaggtacatgtatcttttcaaattaagagtttttttttcccagatatacacccaggtatgggactgctgaatcatatggtaactctatttttagttttttgaggatctcataatgttttccatagtggctgcaccaaattacattcccaccaacagtacaggaaggttcccttttctccacactctctccagcatttattgttgtgtactttttaatgatggccatttgaccagtgtgaggtaatacctcattgtagttctgatttgcatttctctaataatttgcgatgttgagcatctatcttttcatgtgcctattggccatctgtatgtcttcacaagaaatttttttttatgtaagGTTCTTTTGATATTTGTTTCTTTAGCACTCAAAATCAATTTCCCCTTCTTTTAGAAAAGCTATGCTGGAAAAAGGCAAGTTGTCAAAAAGGGACTACTAGCTCTGGTGTCAACAGATTCAGTGTCAAAAGAGGTATATAGAACTTTGCTAACTAAAGGCCAGGCAAACTCAGATGGAGTAATTCCatctcaacaaaacaaaaagaaagatcaTAACTATCTGAAACTGCAAGGGAAAATGTTGAAGCTAACCCCAAGAGTAGAATCCATAAAGATCATTTGGGATCTGTGGCTGGATTATTAAGAAAACTGCAAAGTCATCAACAAATTGGCATTTATAGGATGCTCTTGGAATTAATGGTGCCATAGCAAGCACTTTGAAGAGAGACAAGTTGTTGGCCCTAAAGATGCTTAATCTAAAAATGTCAATTCAGGAAGAGTTAAGTAAATTCTGACACAGAACAAGCACAAGATTTTTCCTTAAGAGAGGGAGGCAACGGTTAACCCAgtacaaagaaaaaaactgtattaTTCTGGATTAAAGTGATACtaaagagataaaagaaataGGGGATTCTTGAGGGCCTGAACCCTTGCCACTTACAGTCTCATCTCAGAGGGGTGTGAGTCATCATCTTCTCCCATTATAATGATGCCTTTGAGCTTGACATTGCCTGTAAATCTGCCAGAATGGAAAAGAGAGAGGTGtcaacctgggtttgaatctctgctgagctgtgtgaccctgggcaagaccCTTTCCCTTTTTGGGCTTCAGTTTACTCATGTGTCAGACTGGTACTAGATAATTTCTACAATCCTGTCTGCCTCTGGCATTCTGCAGTTCTAAGAAATTTACCTCGACTTCTCAGTTATCTTTTGACAAATACATCGTTCTTCAGTCTGCATCAAGAAAGCCAGGATGCTTTCCTCCTCACACCCACCACAGTAATTTATTCAATTTCTAGAAACAGATGTGTGCTCTTGACACAACCAAAGAATGAATCCTGATAATGTGACTGGGTATCTATTAGCCTGAGGCAAGCACCAAGGAGATACTTACGGAATATTAAACAGAAGCTCTTCATCTGCATCACTTTCAACAAACTGGAGgggatgaggggtgggggagaagaaagcaacaaatatttgctgagagcCTATAATTTCAGGCATCTTCCACCCTGTTCTACAACTGGAGTGCAATGCAAATAAACAGTCAACCTCCCTCGGTTTTCCAGCACTTATTAACTTCCAGGGCCGACTAGCCTCCTGAAATTGTATGCAAAGATTTGTGCCTATTCGGTCCACAGCTTTCAAATGGCTCTGTGACCCCAAAATGGTAGATGTTCTAGATAGGGTAAAGTGCTTCATCTCCCTAGGCTGGAAGTCTCTGGTCTTTGGTCTTCATCAGGTGATAAGTGATCAGGCAGCCATTGGGACTAGTGGGCAAACGGTAAGGGAAACGCCCTCCTGGCCATCCTTCCTCACTACCCTCAGCAGCCCTGGAACTGAACGTTGGCCGCGTAAAGCCAAAACGCCCCTTTccgtctctgggcctcagttcgtctatctgcaaaatggggacacTCGACCCTGTCCGCCTCTCAAAAGGCTGGCAGGAGACGGGCAGGGGAAAGCGCTTGGCAATCGGGCCGTGGTTATTTTTAACTTCGAGAATGAGGCTGACAGAGCAGACGGGAGGCCTGAGGCCTCACGCGGGTCCCCGCCTCACCCGCCCACCTGCCCGCCCCTGCCCCCAAGAGGCCCACCTTGGAGCGGTCGGTCCGCTCCTCCCACGGCTTGAAGACGCCGCGGCCGCTGCCCTCGCGGCTCTCGTTGAGACACTGCAGCCGCTCCAGGTCGATGCGCAGGTACAGGCCGTAGGCCAGGCCGCGCTGCTCCGGCGGCTCCTCCCGTTCGGCGGCGCAGCGGCAGCCGCCCCCGCCGTGGCTGTGGCCGTGCGACATGGCGACGCCGCCGCCCTCGCGTCCCCTcagccctgccgccgccgccgcccgcgcctaGCTGGTTTCGCTCCGGCCGCCAAGCGCGCTGCGGCCGCCGCGTCGTAAAAGGCGCCCCTGTGCGGCGCATGCGCTTGTGGAAAAGTAGCGGGGCGGGGCTCGGAGAAGGGTTGCAGTTTGACCAGCGCTTCCAGAAGCCAGGGAATGAACGTTGACTCTTTCAGTCCTGGAGTCGGATGCTGTCGCTTTCCCAGCTTCACAGATGTTGAAACTGAAGAGCAGAGAGGTTAAGCTGGTGTTCTGAGTAAATGGTGGGACTGGGTCTTGAATCCTCCTCCCCCTCAGGCTAAAGTCTACTCTCGTTTACCACCAATGGCTTTTGGGAGCTGGTGGCGCAGTGATAATGCCCTGAGGAGTGGGGAGCACAACGTTGTCACTGCTCACATGTGCACGCTTAGGCGCTTAGAGCTCACAAACCCATTTTCATAACCACTTTCTTCACAGTGGGCTTAGCGGTCGAGACCCTGGGCTTTATGGACAGCCGAATCTGGAGACAAGTCCTGGGTCTGTTGTTGACGGTGGACACCCCGAATTAGTCATGTTCCCCATCCTGAGACTTCGCTCCTCGTCTGCCAAGTGGGAATAGTAGTGTCTGTTTCATAGGATCACAGTGAgtattgaatgaaataatgcacgTCAAGAACTTAGCACAGTACCTAACACATGGTAAGAATTCAGTAGTTGAGTCAGATCTTGATTCAGATCCAAgcactgccacttactagctgtgtggtcttgggcaagtgatttaacctctctgagtctcagtttaccCCCTGTGAAGTGAAAGGATTGGACTAGATGATCTTTACGTCCCCTCCTCATGTGATATTTCAGAGCAGTTTTTTCAAAGAGCTGGTTGTGACCCATTAATAGGTCTTAAAATCCATTTAGAGGATTGTGACCAGCTTTACAAAATtcaatagaatagaataaaaaattcagAATGTGCCACACATTTTTAAGTCTCAATTTATGGTACTTTCATTCCAGCTTTGGGTTTGTGTACTCAGGtgcaatttaaaatgtttttcatcttGTGGGTTGAGgtcaaaaaaaatggaaagcccCTGTTTAGAGTTGAAATGATTTTGGTTTCAGGATAGAATGCTTCCTTACAAATTGGTGGAGACAGGAAAAGACAGGATGTAGAGAGTTAAGGGATACTTTGGATATCCTCTGCACTTCACTTCTGGCTCTGGAGTATCCAGACAAGATGGAGGGCTGCAAACTAAAATATCCATCTGTTCAAGTTCCATTCAGAAACATTCTGATGTCCTAGTACAATTCTTTGTGAAATAGGCAAGCTTGGTTCTGGTTCAAATAGCTCAGTGTCATGACTGATTTCCTGTTTTCACATCACAGTTTCAGGCAGAGGGCCTGGCACGTGGTAAATGCTTAGTAAATGGTTGTTTATTGAATGATACATCCAGTAGCCTTTCTTTGGAAAGACCATGTCTCACTGCAGGCCTAACCCAGGCCTTACCCATGACGTCTACTTATTTTTGGATTCTTTCCTGTCATTTACATACATCACTGTCATCTTTTACTGATTTACTGAGCACCGTGTGCCACACTTTGTGCTAAGCATATATGTAGTTCATGTAGTTCATCTCAATTCTTTGTCACATGACCTTTAAGAAATAGAAAGTGTTACCCAATGTTATCTCCAATTTGAAGATAAGGAAAATTGAGGCTGAAAGAGGTgaattaacttgcccaagatcagatGAGTTTAGGAAGTAACTAGACTTTGAGCACATCCTGTAGTTTCCTGAAACAAAAGGTATACATGAAATAAATATGTTGTATCCATTAGCTTatactgtgtaacaaattaccccaaaacttaaaagctttaaaCAACAGCATTTATTTCTTGTGATTCTGTAGATCACCTGGGCAGTTCTTTTCAGGGCAAGCTGGCTTGGCTGATTAGTTTACAATGGCCCCACCCACCTGTCTAGTGGATAATTAGCTGTCAGCTGAGCTGATGTCCACATGTCTCC
Coding sequences within:
- the PITHD1 gene encoding PITH domain-containing protein 1, producing the protein MSHGHSHGGGGCRCAAEREEPPEQRGLAYGLYLRIDLERLQCLNESREGSGRGVFKPWEERTDRSKFVESDADEELLFNIPFTGNVKLKGIIIMGEDDDSHPSEMRLYKNIPQMSFDDTDREPDQTFSLNRDLTGELEYATKISRFSNVYHLSIHISKNFGADTTKVFYIGLRGEWTELRRHEVTICNYEASANPADHRVHQVTPQTHFIS